One genomic segment of Intestinimonas butyriciproducens includes these proteins:
- a CDS encoding 2-hydroxyacyl-CoA dehydratase subunit D — protein sequence MSEIKAILEELAEVSGNPRKQMEKYLSAGKKVVGCFPVYTPEELVHAGGMIPMGLWGGQITPSVAGKYNPIFTCSIMRSCMEYGMTGVYEGLTCAVMPMLCDTFRGMSAAWRSGVKDIPLVSFIHPQNRTDSDAFSFLVEEYRAAAKKLEEVTGCTITEESLAQSIEVYNEHSATMMAFAKAANDHLDVITPVARHAVFKSALFMEKGEHTEKVKELLSALEGLPKYEHKGKKVILTGITAEPDEFLELFTECGIAVVGDDLAQESRLYRTAIPKRGTALEDLAGQWFERKGCSMVHEVESTRGSMLVEMAQAAGAQGIVVCLMRFCDVEEYDYPMIAQSAKEAGLRCLCLEIDQSTQNNEQSHTKIQSFAEMA from the coding sequence ATGTCGGAGATCAAGGCGATACTGGAAGAGCTGGCGGAGGTATCCGGGAATCCCCGGAAGCAGATGGAGAAATATCTGTCGGCGGGGAAGAAGGTCGTGGGCTGCTTCCCTGTGTACACGCCGGAGGAGCTGGTGCACGCCGGGGGTATGATCCCCATGGGCCTGTGGGGCGGACAGATCACGCCGTCTGTGGCGGGAAAGTATAACCCGATCTTCACATGCTCCATCATGCGCTCCTGTATGGAATACGGGATGACGGGGGTGTACGAGGGCCTGACGTGCGCGGTGATGCCGATGCTGTGCGACACGTTCCGCGGCATGAGCGCGGCGTGGCGGTCCGGTGTGAAGGACATCCCGCTGGTGTCGTTCATCCACCCGCAGAACCGGACGGACTCCGATGCATTTTCGTTCCTGGTGGAGGAGTACCGGGCGGCGGCGAAGAAGCTGGAGGAAGTGACGGGATGCACCATTACGGAGGAGTCTCTGGCGCAGAGCATCGAGGTGTATAACGAGCACTCGGCGACGATGATGGCGTTTGCGAAGGCGGCCAACGACCACCTGGACGTGATCACGCCGGTGGCGCGGCACGCGGTGTTCAAGAGCGCGCTGTTCATGGAGAAGGGGGAGCACACGGAGAAGGTGAAGGAGCTCCTCTCGGCTCTGGAGGGGCTGCCGAAGTATGAGCACAAGGGGAAGAAAGTGATCCTGACGGGGATCACGGCGGAGCCCGACGAGTTTTTGGAGCTGTTCACGGAGTGCGGGATTGCGGTGGTCGGGGACGATCTGGCGCAGGAGTCCCGGCTGTACCGGACGGCGATCCCGAAGCGTGGAACGGCGCTGGAGGATCTGGCGGGGCAGTGGTTTGAGCGGAAGGGATGCTCGATGGTGCATGAGGTGGAAAGCACACGGGGCTCCATGCTGGTGGAGATGGCGCAGGCCGCGGGGGCCCAGGGGATCGTGGTGTGCCTGATGCGCTTCTGCGATGTGGAGGAGTACGACTATCCCATGATCGCACAGTCCGCCAAAGAGGCCGGCCTGCGCTGCCTCTGCCTGGAGATCGACCAGAGCACCCAGAACAACGAGCAGTCCCACACCAAGATCCAGAGCTTCGCTGAGATGGCATAG
- a CDS encoding LysR family transcriptional regulator has protein sequence MNGDDLMELLQLYYFKVLAEREHLTRTAESLMIAAPSLSATISRLENELGVKLFDRVGRNIRLNENGRILQRYVNEIFDALQNAKTELKDAGVRRDNCFTVASTAESLWTRAIHKFLETYPDILVQHTAIKLDDLNQHMTSSKYDFIVTALRDLDCGEWDYEVLYHDWPVLVFNSSHRFHGRKTLDLLEAKNEPFVALSQGYSSRRWFDEICAASGFKPNVVVECDYQLRTEMLRANYGIGFSSVLGIASNILSTFEYAKLSQPLVPRTQVIAWHKGRKLSVAAHQFRSFLIKYMEQYQNTEG, from the coding sequence ATGAACGGAGATGATCTCATGGAACTGCTGCAGCTATATTATTTTAAAGTTTTGGCGGAGAGAGAACATCTGACCCGCACCGCCGAAAGCCTTATGATTGCCGCGCCCTCTCTGAGTGCCACCATCTCCCGACTGGAAAACGAACTTGGCGTCAAGCTCTTCGACCGCGTGGGCCGCAACATCCGCCTGAATGAAAACGGACGCATTCTCCAGCGCTATGTGAATGAAATCTTCGACGCTCTGCAAAATGCCAAGACGGAACTCAAGGACGCCGGCGTACGCCGGGACAACTGCTTCACCGTGGCCTCCACGGCCGAGTCTCTCTGGACCCGTGCGATCCACAAATTTCTTGAGACCTACCCCGACATTCTGGTACAGCACACGGCCATCAAGCTGGACGACCTCAACCAGCACATGACCTCTTCCAAATACGATTTCATTGTCACCGCCCTCAGGGACCTGGACTGTGGAGAATGGGACTACGAAGTACTCTATCACGACTGGCCGGTTCTGGTATTCAACTCCAGCCACCGCTTCCACGGCCGGAAGACCCTGGACCTGTTGGAGGCCAAAAACGAACCTTTCGTTGCGCTCTCCCAGGGCTATTCCTCCCGCCGCTGGTTTGACGAGATCTGTGCCGCCTCCGGCTTTAAGCCCAACGTGGTCGTCGAGTGCGATTACCAGCTCCGCACCGAAATGCTCCGGGCCAATTATGGGATCGGCTTCTCCTCTGTGCTGGGAATCGCCAGCAACATACTCAGCACGTTTGAATATGCCAAGCTGTCACAGCCCCTTGTCCCCCGGACCCAGGTCATTGCCTGGCACAAAGGGCGCAAGCTCTCCGTCGCGGCCCATCAATTCCGCTCTTTCCTGATCAAGTACATGGAGCAGTACCAGAATACTGAGGGTTAG